One window from the genome of Vibrio vulnificus NBRC 15645 = ATCC 27562 encodes:
- a CDS encoding helix-turn-helix domain-containing protein, with the protein MLAIPIPFVVSLMLATLAVTLHVRYSEQAPKAMRFILLCALTTGVVGLRWTYNLPIIAILQPILASFIPIVAWITFAHPNEQTIQRIAKHFLAPLLVALCATTRSFWALPLDELLTGIYLFYGMALIRHSTREASFNHISFGCWENAKRAANIAGWMLMFSALIDGAMSLDFAVNQGKLAPYILSVGHLVLLPILSLTVVTVAMSSAPIEETSSQKQSSEKGSTIADKEPSLPIITRDHAKEIVSALELLMNEKSAYLDPELTLSKLSRKLCIPAKHISIAVNMLLDKNISKLINEYRIEHAKCALQQSDQTVTQIMMNSGFQTKSNFNREFSRVTGMTPSQFRRLNQLAT; encoded by the coding sequence ATGCTCGCCATTCCTATTCCTTTCGTCGTATCTCTAATGCTTGCTACCTTGGCCGTGACTTTGCACGTCAGGTATTCAGAGCAAGCCCCAAAAGCCATGAGGTTCATATTGTTATGCGCATTGACAACCGGGGTTGTAGGCTTACGTTGGACTTATAACCTGCCTATCATCGCTATCTTACAACCCATCTTGGCATCCTTTATTCCTATCGTGGCGTGGATTACATTTGCTCACCCTAACGAACAAACCATTCAACGGATTGCTAAGCATTTTTTGGCACCATTGCTCGTTGCCCTATGTGCGACGACCCGATCATTTTGGGCTCTGCCACTCGATGAACTCCTGACTGGTATCTACCTATTTTATGGTATGGCTCTAATACGGCATTCAACAAGGGAAGCGTCTTTTAATCATATTTCGTTTGGTTGCTGGGAAAACGCGAAAAGAGCGGCAAACATTGCAGGCTGGATGCTGATGTTTTCGGCATTAATTGATGGCGCTATGTCCTTAGATTTTGCAGTGAATCAAGGAAAACTTGCTCCCTATATACTGAGTGTGGGGCATCTTGTGTTGTTACCCATTTTATCTCTGACGGTTGTGACCGTCGCAATGAGTAGTGCGCCTATCGAAGAAACGTCTTCTCAAAAACAGAGCTCTGAAAAGGGTTCTACCATCGCGGATAAAGAACCCTCATTACCCATAATCACTCGTGATCACGCAAAGGAAATTGTCTCAGCATTAGAGCTATTAATGAACGAAAAAAGCGCCTATCTAGATCCAGAATTGACGCTTTCAAAACTCTCTCGTAAGTTGTGTATTCCAGCAAAACACATTTCCATCGCGGTCAACATGCTCCTCGATAAAAACATCTCAAAGCTTATCAACGAATACCGTATCGAACATGCAAAATGTGCGTTACAACAAAGCGATCAGACGGTCACCCAGATCATGATGAACTCGGGATTTCAGACTAAATCCAATTTCAACCGAGAATTTTCACGTGTTACAGGTATGACACCCAGCCAGTTTAGGCGACTAAACCAGTTGGCAACTTAG
- a CDS encoding DUF805 domain-containing protein: protein MEYYLLAWRNCSDFSGCSNRTEFWMFMLYHLVFTLIFIVIDVMTQSYFDAWYGVASLMPLVALIVRRLHDIQRSGWWCLLFIVPLFGPLLLLYWLALESVSNNVIKEAV, encoded by the coding sequence ATGGAGTATTACCTTCTGGCTTGGCGAAACTGTTCTGATTTTTCAGGTTGTTCAAACCGAACGGAGTTTTGGATGTTTATGCTATACCACTTAGTCTTTACGCTTATCTTTATCGTGATTGATGTGATGACACAAAGCTATTTTGATGCATGGTATGGTGTCGCGAGCCTAATGCCTTTGGTCGCGTTGATAGTAAGACGCTTACATGATATTCAGCGTTCTGGTTGGTGGTGTTTGTTGTTCATTGTTCCTCTTTTCGGTCCTTTACTGCTTCTGTATTGGCTAGCGCTAGAAAGTGTATCCAATAACGTAATCAAGGAGGCTGTATGA
- a CDS encoding Hsp70 family protein translates to MASPRYLVGIDLGTTNTVVAFCELTENLQQSNVSLFDIDQLIGPGEVVRKPLLPSFRYHPANGQIAPADLTLPWENQNVAGDIANVIIGEWARELGAKVEGRQVSSAKSWLSHQAVDRHSEILPWAGVSDVEKVSPVIASASYLNHIRQAWNHRHPGNLLEDQEVVVTVPASFDETARKLTLEAAQLAGLSQVLLLEEPQAVCYDWYARHQHSAAELLKEIPLILVCDVGGGTTDLSLIEAKFNQDALALDRIGVGEHLMLGGDNLDLALAHLAEQRFNQSKKLNAASLTKLIQQTRKAKEQLLSSKAPEEVKITMLGSGSKLLGGTKSIALNKQEVHQIALDGFFPLSDFTQTPDKRRSAVVEFGLPYVADPAVSKHVAEFLSQHQQVSHAALGESKGEQPAIPVGLLLNGGVFNSDLVTARMTELLGRWRGAPVTVLDNPHPDWSVALGAVAFAKARRGAQLKIGGGSARSYFLHLQEKNKMGKALCLLAKGTEEGQEIRLTGRRFSLTLGEPVRFNLLTSTHDALSHHVAIQNGVMADIDPDIFTPLPPYIVTLQGEGAELEANQKERVEVQLACQLTEVGTLKMECVSVEEEDKRWALEFEVRNKKAEEQEHATLHPRLNECKELITRLYSGNKKSGEGNEIKVLAKELERKLGKRDEWDFTTLRHLFDAFAQGRKRRRRSEQHEKNWLRLAGFSLRPGFGDATDSWRIEQVWGLYQQGIQFQNHQGWTDWWVFWRRIAGGLNQEQQETLLADIAKYLHPGAMKNPQTAKAAQDMGYEAMVRLAASLEHLEVEDKVLLTSWFLSKALNQNQFEQAHWWAIGRLASRTPLYASQHRVIPREQAEQWLPKLLDQNWQKEPMIAFAAVMICRKTGDRLFDISEDFRQQVLTKLKQSRVPDAWISLVEEVKELSESESKRVFGDALPSGLRLVTQ, encoded by the coding sequence ATGGCATCTCCTCGCTATCTTGTCGGCATTGACTTAGGCACCACGAACACGGTGGTCGCGTTTTGCGAACTGACCGAGAACTTACAACAATCCAACGTCTCCCTTTTCGATATTGACCAGCTTATCGGCCCCGGTGAAGTGGTTCGTAAACCGCTGCTTCCCTCTTTTCGCTACCACCCTGCCAACGGGCAAATCGCGCCTGCCGATCTCACCTTACCGTGGGAAAACCAAAATGTGGCTGGCGACATTGCTAATGTGATCATTGGTGAATGGGCACGCGAACTGGGCGCGAAGGTGGAAGGGCGTCAGGTTTCAAGCGCTAAGAGCTGGCTTTCTCATCAAGCGGTTGATCGCCATTCAGAAATACTGCCTTGGGCCGGGGTCAGCGATGTTGAGAAAGTCTCCCCTGTTATTGCCAGTGCCAGTTACCTTAATCACATTCGCCAGGCATGGAATCATCGCCACCCGGGCAATCTGCTTGAAGACCAAGAGGTGGTGGTCACCGTACCGGCATCATTTGATGAAACCGCACGTAAGCTGACCCTCGAAGCCGCTCAACTGGCAGGCTTAAGCCAAGTGCTTCTGCTCGAAGAGCCTCAAGCGGTTTGCTACGACTGGTATGCTCGCCACCAGCACAGTGCCGCAGAGTTATTAAAAGAAATCCCGCTGATTTTAGTGTGCGATGTCGGCGGCGGCACCACCGACTTAAGCTTGATTGAAGCAAAATTTAACCAAGATGCACTCGCCTTGGATCGCATCGGGGTTGGTGAACACCTCATGCTCGGCGGCGATAACCTAGATTTGGCCCTCGCGCATTTAGCAGAGCAGCGCTTTAATCAAAGCAAAAAACTCAATGCTGCCAGCCTCACCAAACTGATTCAACAAACACGCAAAGCCAAAGAGCAACTCCTCTCGAGTAAGGCACCGGAAGAAGTGAAGATCACCATGCTGGGCAGCGGTTCCAAACTGCTTGGCGGCACCAAGAGCATCGCTTTGAACAAACAGGAAGTTCATCAAATCGCCCTCGACGGCTTCTTCCCGCTTTCTGATTTTACTCAAACGCCGGATAAACGCCGCAGCGCCGTGGTCGAATTTGGTTTGCCTTATGTTGCCGATCCTGCAGTGAGCAAACACGTGGCCGAGTTTTTATCTCAACACCAACAAGTCTCTCATGCTGCGTTAGGAGAGTCAAAGGGTGAGCAACCTGCCATTCCGGTAGGTCTGTTGTTGAACGGCGGCGTGTTTAACAGTGACCTCGTCACGGCGCGGATGACCGAGTTGCTCGGTCGCTGGCGTGGTGCACCGGTTACCGTCCTTGATAACCCGCATCCCGATTGGTCGGTGGCATTAGGGGCCGTCGCATTTGCCAAAGCCCGCCGCGGTGCGCAACTAAAAATCGGCGGCGGTTCTGCTCGGTCTTATTTTTTGCATCTGCAAGAAAAAAACAAAATGGGCAAAGCACTCTGTTTGCTTGCAAAAGGCACCGAAGAAGGACAAGAAATTCGTCTCACTGGACGACGCTTCTCGCTCACCCTTGGTGAACCTGTACGCTTTAACCTGCTGACTTCAACGCACGATGCCTTATCGCACCATGTGGCGATTCAAAACGGCGTCATGGCGGACATCGACCCTGATATCTTCACCCCACTTCCCCCGTATATCGTTACATTGCAGGGGGAAGGCGCAGAATTAGAAGCAAACCAGAAAGAGCGTGTGGAAGTTCAACTCGCCTGTCAATTGACCGAAGTCGGCACCCTGAAGATGGAGTGTGTCAGTGTCGAAGAAGAGGACAAACGTTGGGCACTGGAGTTTGAAGTTCGCAACAAAAAAGCGGAAGAACAAGAACACGCCACACTTCACCCACGATTGAATGAGTGCAAAGAACTCATTACTCGCCTCTATAGTGGCAACAAGAAAAGTGGCGAAGGCAATGAGATCAAAGTGTTAGCCAAAGAGCTTGAACGCAAACTTGGCAAGCGAGATGAATGGGACTTCACCACCCTACGCCACTTGTTTGATGCCTTTGCACAAGGCCGAAAACGTCGTCGCCGCTCTGAACAACACGAAAAGAACTGGCTGCGCTTAGCGGGCTTTTCTCTTCGCCCGGGTTTTGGTGATGCAACCGATTCTTGGCGTATCGAGCAGGTGTGGGGTCTCTACCAACAAGGAATCCAGTTCCAAAATCATCAAGGTTGGACCGATTGGTGGGTATTCTGGCGCCGTATTGCTGGTGGTTTGAACCAAGAGCAACAAGAAACGCTGCTTGCCGACATTGCCAAGTACTTGCACCCTGGCGCGATGAAAAACCCACAAACAGCAAAAGCCGCTCAAGATATGGGCTACGAAGCCATGGTTCGACTGGCCGCGTCTCTAGAGCATCTTGAAGTGGAAGACAAAGTTTTGCTAACCAGTTGGTTTTTGAGCAAAGCACTGAATCAAAACCAATTTGAACAAGCACACTGGTGGGCAATTGGCCGCTTAGCCTCTCGTACACCGCTCTACGCAAGCCAACATCGTGTCATTCCACGTGAGCAAGCGGAACAATGGTTACCGAAACTATTGGATCAAAACTGGCAAAAAGAACCGATGATCGCCTTCGCTGCGGTGATGATTTGTCGTAAAACAGGTGATCGTCTCTTTGATATCTCTGAAGATTTCCGCCAACAAGTGCTCACCAAACTGAAACAGAGCCGAGTGCCGGACGCGTGGATAAGCTTGGTCGAAGAGGTCAAAGAGCTTTCTGAAAGCGAGTCTAAACGCGTGTTTGGCGATGCACTCCCTAGCGGGTTGCGTCTAGTGACTCAGTAA
- a CDS encoding Hsp70 family protein, whose product METMMTPATEQVAKFSVGIDLGTTHCVMSFMDTQDEQARVQVMAIPQLTAPGTVESRNQLGSFLYQPHEHEMNPASRVLPWTTEPTALVGAIARNLGGKTPLRLVASAKSWLCHGGVNRRDAFLPAGSPEEIEKVSPLRATELYLEHLKQAWDHAQPNHPLSEQDVTITVPASFDPAARDLTAEAARNVGFVHLTLLEEPQAALYNWIDNSNDKWRDEVTVGDIVLVVDIGGGTTDLSLVEVTEEEGNLTLKRIAVGEHILLGGDNMDLALAYSLKMKLAQEGKELQPWQVQAMTHACRDAKEALLNDAELQSVPIVVPSRGSKLLGATLKTELTQQEVQQMLVDGFFPKVAITEHPVQRNRGALTQMGLPYAQDAGITRHIAAFLSKQANANGEAVPAQDYNPFVGGMPGMAQQATVDFIKPTAILFNGGVLKSSLLAERLEETINEWLLDADAEMAKRLTGVDLDLAVASGAAYYGAVRRGQGVRIRGGIASSYYVGIESAMPAIPGMAPPMEALCVAPFGMEEGTSVDVPSQQFGLIIGQPVNFQFFGSTVRRDDLAGTHLDHWGQDELEELPEIQVTLPVSEGRREGEVVPVTLASRVTELGTLYLEAIAADNGQKWHVEFDVRDDASLAE is encoded by the coding sequence ATGGAAACGATGATGACACCCGCAACTGAGCAAGTAGCAAAATTCAGCGTTGGTATCGACTTAGGTACCACGCACTGTGTTATGTCATTCATGGATACCCAGGATGAGCAAGCTCGCGTACAAGTGATGGCTATTCCACAATTGACGGCGCCTGGCACCGTTGAGTCTCGCAACCAGCTTGGTTCTTTTCTTTACCAGCCGCATGAGCATGAGATGAACCCTGCATCACGCGTGTTGCCATGGACGACAGAACCGACTGCCCTTGTCGGTGCGATCGCCCGTAATCTGGGCGGCAAAACGCCTTTGCGTTTGGTGGCCAGTGCGAAATCTTGGCTTTGCCATGGTGGCGTGAATCGCCGTGATGCGTTTTTGCCTGCAGGCAGCCCAGAAGAGATTGAAAAAGTCTCACCATTGCGCGCCACCGAGCTTTATTTAGAGCATCTAAAGCAGGCGTGGGATCACGCACAACCAAATCACCCGCTATCAGAGCAAGACGTGACCATTACGGTACCAGCGTCGTTTGATCCTGCGGCGCGCGATCTGACTGCAGAAGCAGCGCGCAATGTGGGTTTTGTCCATCTTACCTTGTTGGAAGAGCCTCAAGCGGCACTTTATAACTGGATCGACAACAGCAATGACAAATGGCGCGATGAAGTCACCGTTGGTGATATCGTGCTGGTGGTGGACATCGGCGGTGGTACCACTGACCTTTCTTTGGTGGAAGTGACCGAAGAAGAAGGTAATCTGACCCTCAAACGTATCGCTGTCGGAGAACACATTCTGCTGGGCGGTGACAACATGGATCTTGCCCTCGCCTACAGCTTGAAGATGAAACTGGCTCAGGAAGGCAAAGAACTGCAACCTTGGCAAGTACAAGCCATGACGCACGCTTGTCGTGACGCGAAAGAAGCGCTGCTCAATGATGCCGAACTGCAATCGGTACCGATTGTCGTGCCAAGCCGCGGTTCTAAGTTGCTCGGCGCAACACTGAAAACCGAGCTGACGCAGCAAGAAGTGCAGCAAATGCTCGTCGATGGCTTCTTCCCTAAAGTCGCTATCACCGAACACCCAGTACAACGTAACCGCGGTGCACTAACCCAGATGGGCCTACCTTATGCACAAGACGCAGGCATCACTCGCCACATTGCGGCTTTCTTGTCGAAGCAAGCCAATGCCAACGGTGAAGCGGTACCTGCACAAGATTACAACCCGTTTGTTGGCGGAATGCCGGGCATGGCTCAACAAGCCACTGTCGATTTCATCAAACCGACCGCGATTTTGTTCAATGGTGGTGTGCTGAAATCATCGCTATTAGCAGAACGTTTGGAAGAGACCATCAACGAATGGTTGCTTGACGCTGATGCAGAGATGGCAAAACGACTCACCGGCGTCGATTTGGATCTCGCGGTGGCGAGCGGCGCGGCTTACTATGGCGCCGTGCGTCGTGGTCAAGGTGTACGTATCCGCGGTGGTATTGCTTCAAGCTATTATGTCGGTATCGAGAGCGCGATGCCTGCCATTCCAGGTATGGCTCCTCCAATGGAAGCACTGTGTGTGGCTCCGTTTGGCATGGAAGAAGGCACCAGTGTCGACGTACCAAGCCAGCAGTTTGGTTTGATCATCGGCCAACCAGTGAACTTCCAATTCTTTGGCTCAACGGTTCGTCGCGACGATCTTGCAGGAACACATTTGGACCATTGGGGCCAAGATGAGCTTGAAGAGTTACCAGAAATTCAAGTAACGTTACCGGTTTCCGAAGGTCGCCGTGAAGGCGAAGTGGTGCCGGTGACATTAGCCTCACGCGTGACTGAACTTGGCACGCTGTATTTAGAAGCGATTGCGGCGGACAATGGTCAAAAATGGCACGTGGAATTTGACGTGCGTGACGATGCCTCTCTGGCAGAATAA
- a CDS encoding DUF2760 domain-containing protein — MNIDLNLIPQTFDMLHAGLAASSVLLLLVAVSRKSKVIEKVVEKPVEKIVEVEKPVEKIVEVEKIVEVEKVIEKVIEKVVEVQSKLATASTDSAMQLLSIMQQEARLIDFLQEDLTAFSDEEVGAAARVIHSGGQKVLKEYVTLEAIRNEDEESRIVVEEGFNPQAIRLVGNVTGNAPFNGTLIHKGWKASAMSLPKLAENYDASIIAPAEVEL; from the coding sequence ATGAACATTGATTTAAACCTTATTCCTCAAACGTTCGATATGCTTCACGCAGGTCTAGCGGCGTCGAGCGTTTTATTACTACTAGTGGCTGTTTCTCGTAAATCCAAAGTGATCGAGAAAGTGGTTGAGAAGCCTGTAGAAAAAATCGTTGAAGTCGAAAAACCGGTCGAAAAAATCGTCGAAGTAGAGAAAATCGTTGAAGTTGAAAAAGTGATTGAAAAAGTGATTGAAAAAGTGGTGGAAGTACAATCTAAGCTTGCCACCGCATCCACTGATTCTGCGATGCAACTGCTTTCCATCATGCAGCAAGAAGCTCGCTTGATTGACTTCCTACAAGAAGATCTCACCGCATTCTCTGATGAAGAAGTGGGCGCTGCAGCGCGTGTTATTCATAGCGGTGGCCAAAAAGTACTGAAAGAGTACGTGACGCTCGAAGCGATCCGCAACGAAGACGAAGAGAGCCGCATTGTGGTTGAAGAAGGTTTTAACCCTCAAGCGATCCGTTTAGTCGGAAACGTAACGGGTAATGCGCCATTTAACGGCACCTTAATCCACAAAGGTTGGAAGGCTTCTGCGATGTCGCTACCTAAACTGGCGGAAAACTACGACGCTTCGATCATCGCACCCGCTGAGGTTGAGCTGTAA
- a CDS encoding diguanylate cyclase domain-containing protein, with product MDLFVGQPVSVFSPKWLRRHSASLIAFVATLVVTAVFLFVAAKIQQRYTTTMFNNLAQRQAESLREFVQNDLDYIGSGANFFYSVAPEDWERFEVFARHTVASSKSLIGLQWMQKVYPEQLEQHIAHVRETFPNFIVFTVPKDGPKTEGYVFSDGRPIYIASDIYPRSEKNIELLGFYSARVRFELILDDIFSTGRANVSDKVRLLQDGYDRSLDKTGLLVYHPVFDQRRETLLGVVVGVIRSTVYFEELVTKTATELSLVVRVTDLGFDAEDDPILYQSPHWSNIKGTVVSKVVSLPNRDWQVEFKLERSLSKWDRAVLMGIVVIGLIMASLVAHVVNLQTREKQRLNYMLNEKTKELQFMVDHDSLTQLLNRRAFRHDLTEMIDKQVPFSLIGFDVDHFKQINDQYGHLGGDEVLVEVARMISALLQEGDRFYRFGGDEFGILSSVTQPKELSCYLESIREGIEITACYYQETPIHCTLSIGAAIHKDEDVEELIQRMDIQLYRSKNKGRNCVTIAG from the coding sequence ATGGATTTGTTTGTGGGTCAACCTGTTTCTGTCTTTTCTCCCAAATGGTTGCGTAGGCATTCTGCCTCGCTTATCGCGTTTGTTGCGACGTTAGTTGTGACGGCAGTTTTCCTCTTTGTTGCCGCCAAAATTCAGCAGCGTTATACCACGACCATGTTTAACAACCTTGCACAGCGTCAAGCTGAATCATTGCGAGAGTTTGTGCAAAACGACTTGGATTATATAGGCTCGGGCGCTAATTTCTTTTACTCCGTTGCGCCGGAAGACTGGGAGCGCTTTGAAGTCTTCGCTCGCCACACTGTGGCATCTTCAAAGAGTTTGATCGGTTTGCAGTGGATGCAAAAAGTCTACCCCGAGCAGCTTGAGCAGCATATTGCCCATGTTAGAGAAACCTTTCCGAATTTCATCGTTTTCACCGTTCCTAAAGATGGCCCCAAGACCGAAGGGTACGTCTTTTCTGACGGGCGACCTATCTACATTGCCAGTGACATTTACCCACGAAGTGAAAAGAATATTGAACTGCTTGGCTTTTATTCGGCTCGAGTTCGTTTCGAGTTGATTCTGGACGATATTTTTAGCACTGGGCGGGCGAATGTTTCCGATAAAGTCCGTTTACTGCAAGATGGTTACGATCGCTCATTAGATAAAACGGGACTGTTGGTTTATCACCCTGTATTCGACCAGCGCCGCGAAACCTTACTTGGTGTTGTGGTGGGGGTGATTCGTAGTACGGTCTACTTTGAAGAACTGGTGACGAAAACCGCGACGGAACTTAGCCTAGTGGTAAGAGTGACAGATTTAGGCTTTGATGCTGAAGATGACCCTATCCTTTACCAGAGCCCTCACTGGTCAAACATTAAAGGCACCGTGGTGAGTAAAGTGGTGTCGTTGCCAAATCGTGACTGGCAAGTGGAGTTTAAGCTGGAAAGAAGCCTATCCAAGTGGGATCGTGCTGTGTTAATGGGGATCGTGGTTATCGGCCTCATCATGGCGTCTTTAGTGGCACACGTGGTGAACTTGCAAACTCGCGAGAAGCAACGCCTTAACTATATGCTCAACGAAAAAACCAAAGAGCTGCAGTTTATGGTGGATCATGATTCATTAACTCAATTGTTGAATCGCCGCGCGTTTCGCCACGATTTAACCGAGATGATTGATAAACAAGTACCATTTAGTTTGATCGGCTTTGATGTTGACCATTTCAAGCAGATCAATGACCAATATGGCCATTTAGGTGGGGACGAAGTCTTGGTTGAAGTGGCAAGGATGATCAGTGCCTTGCTGCAAGAGGGCGACCGTTTTTACCGTTTTGGTGGTGATGAATTTGGTATTCTCTCTTCGGTGACTCAACCAAAAGAGCTGTCGTGTTACCTTGAGTCGATTCGAGAGGGGATCGAAATAACGGCCTGCTATTATCAAGAAACCCCAATTCACTGCACGCTTAGTATAGGGGCCGCGATACATAAAGATGAGGACGTGGAAGAGTTGATACAAAGGATGGATATTCAGCTTTACCGAAGCAAAAACAAAGGGCGAAATTGCGTGACAATTGCAGGCTAA
- a CDS encoding 3'-5' exonuclease yields the protein MNHNRIVCFDLEMCCWNEDGVGRTGEIIEIGLAEIDLLKGEIVKRAQYYVKPEHDEVSLFCAELTGITPRKIEKQGRPLAEVIKSMIKNFGGSNKIYASWGRDDRILMQECQEKGIDAPFNEFINIATLYRIQNRLKDKRIGHRAAQEAKGIEWEGRQHSGYVDAYNLAKLALTMF from the coding sequence ATGAACCACAACCGAATTGTTTGCTTTGATTTAGAAATGTGCTGCTGGAACGAAGATGGCGTAGGTCGCACAGGGGAAATCATTGAAATCGGTTTAGCAGAGATTGATTTGCTCAAAGGTGAAATCGTCAAGCGCGCTCAGTATTACGTTAAGCCCGAACACGATGAAGTGTCGCTATTTTGCGCTGAGTTGACAGGGATTACGCCACGTAAGATTGAAAAGCAGGGTAGGCCGCTGGCTGAAGTGATTAAGTCGATGATCAAGAACTTTGGTGGCAGCAATAAAATCTATGCCTCTTGGGGGCGTGATGACCGAATCCTTATGCAAGAATGCCAAGAAAAAGGCATAGATGCGCCATTCAATGAGTTCATTAATATTGCGACGTTGTACCGAATTCAAAATCGCTTGAAAGATAAGCGTATTGGTCATCGAGCTGCGCAAGAAGCCAAAGGCATAGAGTGGGAAGGGCGTCAACATTCTGGGTATGTGGATGCTTATAATCTCGCTAAACTGGCATTAACCATGTTCTAA
- a CDS encoding TerB family tellurite resistance protein, translating to MFNVLTSLFKELIEGSDLSKHKATNPNLAIASLLCEVAGADYQIDEREQAVKRQLLKRLLNLDDTQVEALLTQAQSGVAESASLYDFTSQLRELSQEVRFDLIKGMWEVAHADGEIDPLEDAVIRKTAELLYVDHSDFIRAKLQVLDK from the coding sequence ATGTTTAATGTATTAACTTCATTATTTAAGGAGCTTATTGAGGGTTCTGACCTCAGTAAGCACAAAGCGACCAACCCCAATTTGGCCATTGCGAGCCTACTTTGTGAAGTCGCCGGTGCCGATTACCAAATCGATGAGCGTGAGCAAGCCGTTAAAAGGCAATTACTCAAACGCCTACTCAATCTAGACGATACTCAAGTAGAAGCCTTACTTACGCAAGCACAAAGCGGTGTCGCTGAATCGGCCTCTTTGTATGATTTCACCTCTCAGCTTAGAGAGTTGTCTCAAGAAGTCCGCTTTGATTTGATTAAAGGCATGTGGGAAGTTGCCCACGCTGATGGCGAGATCGACCCACTGGAAGACGCCGTCATTCGTAAAACCGCTGAACTGCTTTATGTCGACCACAGCGACTTTATACGCGCCAAACTGCAAGTACTCGATAAGTAG
- a CDS encoding MipA/OmpV family protein, with the protein MKKKWLALSLIVGLGGTQSALAAEEENWGIAAMYRTASIPFDTQGGDQTVSTFVPMMFFDNEYVFIRGIEGGAYLWQSEEQQLQFNALTRLRFIDIPKIAQNSIEGDKADFGGQLKYQIDDQWRFEVELMSDDSFRFHSNYRLAAKYDFGDWELEPSVTLRYKDADFNSTYYAFSDVSKQNIGAGVDTNIALKGRYHVISNLYLLGQTSITRLDNNAYNSDAVEDRYEGEFYVGFGFFNDKTKERKSNLKNKPYLRVAHGWGTPSNIGEIFKFEREKDPYNNQLTSVFYGHPLTDELFGLPLDLYLHSGIAHHWSSEVQSSSTETVVSIKAYYTFNWPTQWRFGVAEGMSYIDNITYIEKSEMERKGYTPSHLLNYLDFSFDVNVGDLVGKNDWKNVWFGYSLHHRSAIFEKASQFGRIKGGSNYNTVYLQFDF; encoded by the coding sequence ATGAAAAAGAAATGGCTGGCTTTAAGTCTAATTGTTGGCTTAGGTGGGACACAAAGCGCTTTGGCTGCAGAAGAGGAAAACTGGGGCATCGCCGCAATGTACCGCACAGCGTCGATTCCTTTTGATACGCAAGGAGGCGATCAAACCGTTAGTACCTTTGTACCGATGATGTTTTTTGACAATGAATATGTGTTCATTCGCGGCATCGAAGGGGGGGCGTACTTGTGGCAGTCAGAAGAGCAACAATTGCAATTTAATGCGCTGACGCGTCTACGTTTTATCGATATTCCCAAGATTGCACAAAACTCTATCGAAGGTGACAAAGCGGATTTCGGTGGACAATTGAAATATCAAATAGACGACCAGTGGCGTTTTGAAGTGGAGTTGATGTCTGACGACAGTTTCCGTTTTCACTCCAACTACCGCTTGGCTGCCAAATATGACTTTGGTGACTGGGAGCTAGAGCCTTCAGTCACGCTGCGCTACAAAGACGCTGATTTCAACAGTACTTACTATGCGTTTTCAGATGTCTCCAAACAGAACATTGGCGCCGGTGTGGACACCAATATCGCGTTAAAAGGCCGTTACCACGTTATTTCTAATCTTTACTTGCTCGGCCAAACCAGTATTACGCGTTTAGATAACAATGCTTACAACAGCGATGCGGTGGAAGATCGTTATGAGGGTGAGTTCTACGTTGGCTTTGGTTTCTTTAACGATAAAACCAAAGAACGAAAGTCTAACCTGAAAAACAAGCCGTATCTGCGTGTGGCGCACGGCTGGGGAACGCCGTCGAACATTGGTGAGATATTCAAATTTGAACGCGAAAAAGATCCTTACAATAACCAGCTAACGTCAGTGTTCTATGGCCATCCGTTGACAGATGAGTTGTTCGGACTGCCGCTAGACCTCTACTTGCATTCGGGCATCGCGCACCACTGGAGCTCAGAGGTGCAAAGCTCAAGTACAGAGACTGTGGTCTCTATCAAAGCGTATTACACCTTTAATTGGCCGACGCAATGGCGCTTTGGTGTGGCAGAAGGGATGTCTTATATCGACAACATCACCTATATCGAGAAGAGTGAAATGGAGCGTAAGGGTTATACCCCAAGCCATTTACTCAACTATCTCGACTTTTCATTTGATGTGAATGTGGGGGATTTGGTGGGTAAGAATGATTGGAAGAACGTCTGGTTTGGCTACTCTTTGCATCACCGCTCCGCGATCTTTGAGAAAGCCTCGCAGTTTGGTCGAATCAAAGGCGGCAGTAACTACAACACGGTCTACTTGCAGTTTGATTTTTAA